In Candidatus Omnitrophota bacterium, a genomic segment contains:
- the aspS gene encoding aspartate--tRNA ligase, protein MLRTHTCGELTEKEIGKRATLCGWVWSRRDHGNLIFIDLRDGFGVTQVVFDTKSDTDIHKRGESLRSEFVVKVEGIVEERPKGTENEKLPTGKVELRAASVEIFNKALTPPFEIADDSAIAEEIRLKYRYLDIRRPMMQKSLRLRHKVCKLARDYFDERRFVEVETPVLTKSTPEGARDYLVPSRLNPGMFYALPQSPQLFKQILMVSSLDRYFQIAKCFRDEDLRADRQPEFTQFDIEMSFVTEEDIFDISEGLMKKLFRETIGVDLKTPFPRLKYGEAMSRYGCDKPDTRFGMELKEITGIVKDCQFKIFKDVVAKKGKVIALAAPGCGQYSRGQVDELIEFVKGYGAKGLANFRIEGGKPVSQIDKFFSAAELGSIKDALGAGEGDMIFIVADGEKVAYDSMAALRKLMGKRLNLIDEKRFDFLWVTDFPLFKYNAEEKRWESEHHPFTSVHRDDIALLDSKDGLDRVRSRSYDLVINGTEIGSGSIRIHDTALQEKIFGIIGFKKEDAQARFGFLLEAFKYGAPPHGGVAFGLDRLLTLFLGCDSIRDVIAFPKTQKAFCPMTSAPSPVDEKQLNELGIRIKK, encoded by the coding sequence ATGTTAAGGACGCACACGTGCGGGGAGCTGACCGAGAAGGAGATAGGGAAGAGGGCGACGTTATGCGGATGGGTGTGGTCGCGCCGTGACCACGGAAACCTCATATTCATAGACCTGAGGGACGGGTTCGGCGTGACGCAGGTCGTCTTCGATACGAAGTCGGATACGGACATACATAAGAGAGGCGAATCCCTGCGCTCCGAATTTGTGGTGAAGGTCGAAGGCATAGTGGAAGAGCGCCCTAAGGGCACCGAGAACGAGAAACTCCCCACGGGAAAAGTGGAACTCCGCGCCGCCTCCGTAGAGATATTCAATAAGGCCCTCACCCCGCCGTTCGAGATAGCCGATGACAGCGCGATAGCGGAGGAGATCCGCCTGAAGTACAGATACCTCGACATAAGGCGTCCCATGATGCAGAAGAGTTTACGCCTCAGGCACAAGGTCTGCAAGCTGGCGCGCGACTATTTTGATGAGCGCAGGTTCGTGGAGGTCGAGACGCCTGTACTGACCAAATCGACGCCGGAAGGCGCGCGCGATTATCTGGTCCCTTCGCGCCTCAACCCGGGCATGTTTTACGCGCTCCCTCAATCGCCCCAGCTCTTCAAGCAGATACTGATGGTCTCGTCGCTGGACAGGTACTTCCAGATAGCGAAATGCTTCAGGGACGAGGACCTGCGTGCCGACAGACAGCCGGAGTTCACCCAGTTCGACATAGAGATGTCATTCGTCACGGAAGAGGATATATTTGATATATCCGAAGGGCTCATGAAGAAGTTATTCAGGGAGACGATAGGCGTGGACCTGAAGACACCCTTCCCGCGGCTCAAATACGGCGAAGCGATGTCGAGGTACGGGTGCGACAAGCCGGATACGCGGTTCGGCATGGAGCTGAAAGAGATAACCGGCATAGTGAAGGATTGCCAGTTCAAGATATTCAAAGATGTGGTCGCCAAAAAGGGGAAGGTCATAGCGCTCGCCGCACCCGGGTGCGGGCAGTATTCGCGCGGCCAGGTCGATGAGCTCATAGAATTCGTGAAAGGATACGGCGCGAAGGGGCTGGCCAATTTCAGGATAGAGGGCGGTAAGCCCGTATCCCAGATAGATAAATTCTTCTCTGCCGCAGAGCTGGGCTCGATAAAGGATGCGCTCGGTGCCGGAGAGGGTGACATGATATTCATAGTGGCGGACGGCGAAAAGGTCGCGTACGATTCTATGGCGGCGCTCCGGAAACTTATGGGCAAACGGCTCAACCTGATAGACGAAAAGAGGTTCGATTTTCTCTGGGTGACCGATTTCCCGCTGTTCAAATACAACGCCGAAGAGAAGAGGTGGGAGTCGGAACACCATCCGTTCACATCGGTACACCGGGATGACATCGCCCTTCTGGACAGTAAGGACGGCCTCGACAGGGTGAGGTCCCGGTCTTATGACCTCGTCATAAACGGCACCGAGATAGGGTCGGGCAGCATCAGGATACACGACACGGCCCTGCAGGAGAAGATATTCGGGATAATCGGTTTCAAAAAAGAGGATGCACAGGCGCGTTTCGGGTTTCTCCTTGAAGCGTTCAAGTACGGCGCGCCCCCTCACGGCGGCGTAGCATTCGGCCTGGACCGACTCCTTACGCTATTCCTGGGCTGCGATTCGATCAGGGATGTGATCGCCTTTCCCAAGACGCAGAAGGCGTTCTGCCCGATGACGAGCGCCCCTTCGCCGGTCGATGAGAAACAGTTGAACGAATTGGGTATCCGTATAAAGAAGTAA
- the hisS gene encoding histidine--tRNA ligase, translating to MKYKTIRGTRDILPDESSGWQRIEDISRNIFKKCGYREIRTPVMEETALFIKSVGEDTDIVNKEMFSFEDRGGRNISLRPEGTAPIVRAYLENNLYKTDPFQKLYYIGPMFRAERPQAGRMRQFYQIGLEAIGSTSPAVDAEVIKIAMRILEDSDIKGCQLKINNLGCSKDKEELKKILKKTFSDKGTAEILCEDCKRRLKTNPLRVLDCKNENCRAIVKGSFKKAEFLCGDCKDHFNKVLGFLDSLKIPYDVDNHIVRGLDYYTRTVFEITQRDLGAQDAIGAGGRYDNLISDMGGPALGACGFALGLDRMILAWGRKTGGDLKKHGADVFVATIGESPYSKAFVIANVLRDAGISCEMDYEGKSLKSQMRTADALGVRFVLIIGDDELRQNKVLIKDMAKKDDQVPVDTDHIIEEVRKRIC from the coding sequence ATGAAATACAAGACGATAAGGGGTACGAGGGATATACTGCCGGATGAATCGTCCGGATGGCAGCGGATAGAAGATATCTCTCGCAATATATTTAAAAAATGCGGATACAGAGAGATACGTACACCGGTGATGGAAGAGACGGCCCTTTTCATCAAGAGCGTTGGGGAGGATACTGATATAGTCAATAAGGAGATGTTCTCATTTGAAGACCGTGGCGGGAGGAATATCTCGTTGAGGCCGGAAGGAACGGCCCCGATAGTGAGAGCATACCTGGAAAATAATCTTTATAAAACCGATCCATTTCAAAAATTGTATTATATAGGCCCCATGTTCAGGGCGGAACGTCCGCAAGCGGGTCGTATGAGACAGTTCTATCAGATAGGATTAGAGGCCATAGGATCAACCAGCCCTGCCGTAGATGCGGAAGTCATAAAAATTGCCATGAGGATATTGGAAGATTCCGACATAAAAGGTTGTCAGCTGAAAATAAATAATCTGGGTTGTAGTAAAGATAAGGAAGAACTGAAAAAGATTTTGAAGAAAACCTTTTCGGATAAAGGGACAGCAGAGATCTTGTGCGAAGATTGCAAACGGCGGCTGAAGACCAATCCTTTAAGAGTGCTCGATTGTAAAAACGAAAATTGCAGGGCGATCGTAAAAGGAAGCTTTAAAAAAGCGGAATTCTTGTGCGGCGACTGCAAGGACCATTTTAATAAGGTGCTCGGGTTTTTGGATTCGTTAAAAATACCTTATGATGTGGATAATCATATTGTAAGAGGATTGGACTACTACACCAGGACCGTGTTCGAGATAACTCAAAGAGATCTCGGTGCGCAGGATGCGATAGGCGCAGGTGGGAGATATGATAATCTTATAAGCGATATGGGAGGACCTGCCCTGGGTGCGTGTGGTTTTGCGCTTGGTCTGGACAGGATGATCCTGGCATGGGGGCGTAAAACAGGCGGCGACTTAAAGAAACATGGAGCGGATGTTTTTGTGGCCACCATCGGAGAGTCCCCTTATTCAAAAGCATTTGTTATAGCGAACGTATTGAGAGACGCCGGCATATCATGCGAGATGGATTATGAGGGCAAGTCTTTAAAATCTCAAATGAGAACAGCGGACGCGCTGGGAGTGAGGTTCGTCCTTATCATCGGGGATGATGAGTTGAGGCAGAATAAGGTATTGATCAAAGATATGGCAAAAAAAGATGATCAGGTGCCCGTTGATACAGATCATATCATAGAAGAAGTGAGGAAGCGGATATGTTAA
- a CDS encoding HU family DNA-binding protein, with product MTKKEIVLKISEETDLKQIDVKKVVQKTLDHITNSLAKGETVELRNFGVFKVKTRKPRIGRNPKTGQEVPIPERKVVTFKAGMVMKKKAK from the coding sequence ATGACCAAGAAAGAGATAGTATTGAAGATATCGGAAGAGACGGACCTGAAACAGATAGATGTAAAGAAGGTCGTCCAGAAGACGCTTGACCATATCACCAATTCGCTCGCAAAGGGCGAGACGGTGGAGTTGAGGAACTTCGGGGTCTTCAAGGTGAAGACGAGGAAGCCGCGGATCGGTCGTAACCCGAAGACCGGCCAGGAAGTGCCCATACCGGAGCGGAAGGTCGTCACGTTCAAGGCGGGGATGGTGATGAAGAAGAAGGCGAAGTGA
- a CDS encoding DNA polymerase III subunit alpha yields MTHSDFVHLHVHTQYSLLDGACLLERLIQKIKDCRMPACAVTDHGNMFGAIEFYDLAIKHGIKPIIGSEVYIAPDSRFEKSSHGIQEASFHLVLLAKNETGYRNLMKLVSAGFLEGFYYRPRIDKEILAKHKDGLICLSACLKGEIPHLISTNQLPQAKKVIDEYKSIFGKENFYLEIQDNLIPEQGTVNEELIKLSKDMGLGLVATNDIHYLEKEHAKSHEVLLCIQTQTTMEDPNRMRLQTEEFYFKSKEEMARSFGSIAPEALKNTIAIAEKCNLELDFKTAHLPHYHSPEGKTNEGYLHELVYDGLKTRYGETPDKTVMERVRHELEIIENSGYTSYFLIAWDFVHHAKEIGIPVGPGRGSAAGSVVSYSLGITDIDPLKYDLLFERFLNPERVSLPDIDIDFCYERRGEVIDYVVKKYSKDNVAQIITFGTMLAKAVIRDVGRAYGMAYGDVDKIAKLVPNDLNMTLHHALEQEPELMTLYRSDPNITRLIDTSLTLEGLTRHASTHAAGVVISEKPLVNYAPLYKVQDQQITTGYPMTSLEKIGLLKMDFLGLRTLTVVSETVKIVKRTKGSDVVIEKIPLDDRKTYKLLANAESSGIFQLESSGMRDLLKKLKPERFEDIVSLLALFRPGPIGSGMLDDFMKRKHGEVKIRYDHELLEPILKETYGIIVFQEQVMRIASTLAGFSLAQADNLRRAMAKKTPEVMAQVRQHFVDGCLNNDIDRKTADRIFNQIEYFAGYGFNKSHSAAYAMISYRTAYLKANYPVEFMTALLTSEKDNLDKIAAYINEAVRMGIKILPPDINESFANFTVIGESIRFGLVAVKNVGQGAIDSIITMRQKDGRFKSIYDFTERVDPRLVNRKVIESLIKCGAMDSLGLFRSQLAAIIDKALEAAGNIHKDKMNGQLSFFDKFQDEENFKKTFQDIPNIQEWPENQLLAYEKELLGFYITKHPLARFEKLLNTYSTCEITSLETQRDGDEILLGGIISKVKFTVTRKTNEKMAIVTLEDLSGTVEVLVFPSTFAKWGNLVKQDGMVFMKGRLNMREEEPKLIASEISTLESVKAKYTKALLIELVTAGLEKHSLDNLKKVLSRYPGVIPVYLSFRKPDGKKTLLSVGKMLTVEPHEGLVKDIEKIFGRDVVSFRT; encoded by the coding sequence ATGACACACTCCGACTTTGTCCATCTCCACGTCCATACTCAGTATAGCCTCCTTGACGGCGCCTGCCTCCTTGAGCGCCTGATCCAGAAGATAAAAGATTGCCGGATGCCCGCATGCGCCGTTACCGACCACGGCAACATGTTCGGGGCGATCGAGTTCTATGACCTGGCGATCAAACACGGCATAAAGCCGATCATAGGGAGCGAGGTCTACATAGCGCCGGATTCCAGGTTCGAGAAGTCGAGCCACGGGATCCAGGAGGCGTCTTTCCACCTGGTGCTCCTGGCAAAGAACGAGACCGGCTACAGGAACCTGATGAAACTCGTCTCGGCCGGATTTCTCGAGGGGTTCTATTACAGGCCGCGTATCGACAAAGAGATACTTGCGAAACACAAGGACGGTCTGATATGCCTCTCCGCCTGTTTAAAAGGCGAGATACCGCACCTCATATCCACGAACCAGCTTCCTCAGGCGAAGAAGGTCATAGACGAGTATAAGAGCATCTTCGGTAAAGAGAACTTCTACCTTGAGATACAGGATAACCTCATCCCGGAACAGGGGACGGTGAACGAAGAGCTCATAAAGCTTTCCAAAGATATGGGGCTGGGGCTTGTCGCCACCAACGATATCCATTACCTCGAAAAGGAGCACGCGAAGAGCCACGAGGTGCTCCTCTGCATACAGACGCAGACGACGATGGAAGACCCTAACAGGATGCGCCTCCAGACAGAGGAGTTCTATTTCAAATCGAAAGAAGAGATGGCCCGCTCATTCGGCTCTATCGCCCCGGAGGCCCTGAAGAACACCATCGCCATCGCGGAGAAGTGTAACCTGGAGCTCGACTTTAAGACGGCCCACCTCCCTCATTACCATTCCCCCGAGGGGAAGACCAATGAGGGATACCTGCACGAACTCGTATATGACGGCCTGAAGACGAGATACGGCGAAACCCCGGACAAGACGGTCATGGAACGCGTACGGCATGAACTGGAGATCATAGAGAACTCCGGCTATACGAGCTACTTCCTGATCGCCTGGGACTTCGTCCACCACGCGAAGGAGATAGGCATACCCGTGGGCCCCGGGCGGGGCAGCGCCGCGGGGAGCGTCGTGAGCTATTCGCTCGGGATCACCGACATAGACCCCCTGAAGTATGACCTCCTCTTCGAGAGGTTCCTGAACCCGGAGAGGGTGAGCCTACCCGATATAGATATCGACTTCTGTTATGAGCGGCGGGGCGAGGTCATAGATTACGTCGTCAAAAAATACTCCAAAGATAACGTCGCGCAGATCATCACCTTCGGGACTATGCTGGCGAAGGCGGTAATAAGGGATGTGGGCCGGGCATACGGCATGGCCTACGGCGACGTAGACAAGATAGCGAAGCTCGTGCCCAACGATCTCAATATGACGCTCCACCATGCCCTCGAGCAGGAACCCGAGCTGATGACGCTTTACAGGTCCGACCCGAACATCACCCGCCTGATAGACACATCGCTCACCCTCGAAGGCCTGACGCGTCATGCCTCGACCCATGCCGCCGGGGTCGTCATAAGCGAAAAACCGCTGGTCAACTACGCCCCGTTATATAAGGTGCAGGACCAGCAGATCACCACCGGTTACCCGATGACGTCGCTGGAGAAGATCGGGCTCCTGAAGATGGACTTCCTGGGCCTGAGGACTCTCACGGTAGTAAGCGAAACGGTGAAGATAGTGAAGCGCACGAAAGGCTCGGACGTTGTCATAGAGAAGATACCGCTTGACGACAGGAAGACATATAAACTCCTGGCCAATGCGGAATCGAGCGGTATCTTCCAGCTTGAGAGTTCCGGGATGAGGGACCTCCTGAAGAAGCTGAAGCCGGAGCGGTTCGAGGATATCGTCTCTCTCCTGGCCTTATTCAGGCCGGGCCCCATAGGCTCGGGCATGCTGGACGACTTCATGAAACGTAAACACGGCGAGGTCAAGATAAGATATGACCACGAACTGCTCGAGCCGATACTGAAGGAGACCTACGGGATCATCGTCTTCCAGGAACAGGTCATGCGGATCGCCTCGACGCTCGCCGGTTTCTCGCTGGCCCAGGCCGATAACCTGCGCCGCGCGATGGCGAAGAAGACGCCCGAGGTCATGGCCCAGGTGCGCCAGCACTTCGTAGACGGGTGCCTCAACAATGATATCGACCGCAAGACGGCCGATCGTATCTTTAACCAGATAGAGTATTTCGCGGGATACGGCTTCAATAAATCCCATTCCGCCGCCTACGCCATGATAAGCTACCGCACGGCTTACCTTAAGGCCAACTATCCGGTCGAATTCATGACAGCCCTTCTCACAAGCGAAAAAGATAACCTCGACAAGATAGCGGCCTATATCAACGAGGCGGTCAGGATGGGGATAAAGATCCTGCCGCCCGATATAAACGAGAGCTTTGCCAACTTTACCGTCATCGGCGAATCGATACGGTTCGGGCTCGTGGCGGTGAAGAATGTCGGCCAGGGGGCGATAGATTCGATAATCACCATGCGCCAGAAAGACGGGCGCTTCAAATCGATATACGACTTCACCGAAAGGGTCGACCCGCGTCTTGTCAACAGGAAGGTGATAGAGAGTCTAATAAAATGCGGGGCCATGGATTCGCTCGGTCTCTTCAGGTCGCAGCTCGCCGCGATCATAGACAAGGCGCTGGAGGCGGCGGGCAATATCCATAAAGACAAGATGAACGGGCAGCTCTCCTTTTTTGATAAGTTCCAGGATGAGGAGAATTTCAAAAAGACCTTTCAGGACATCCCGAACATACAGGAGTGGCCCGAGAACCAGCTCCTGGCATATGAGAAGGAGCTCCTGGGATTTTACATCACAAAACATCCGCTCGCGCGGTTCGAAAAACTGCTCAACACATACTCCACGTGCGAGATCACCTCTCTCGAGACGCAGAGGGACGGCGATGAGATCCTGCTGGGCGGTATAATAAGCAAGGTCAAGTTCACCGTTACGAGGAAGACGAACGAGAAGATGGCGATCGTAACGCTTGAGGACCTGAGCGGTACCGTAGAGGTCCTCGTCTTCCCCAGCACTTTCGCAAAATGGGGGAACCTTGTAAAGCAGGACGGTATGGTCTTCATGAAAGGCCGCCTGAATATGAGGGAAGAGGAGCCGAAGTTGATCGCCAGCGAGATATCGACGCTGGAGTCGGTGAAGGCGAAGTACACCAAGGCGCTTCTCATAGAGCTCGTTACGGCCGGCCTGGAGAAGCATTCGCTCGATAACCTTAAGAAGGTGCTATCCAGGTATCCCGGGGTCATACCCGTTTACCTGTCATTCAGGAAGCCTGACGGGAAGAAGACGCTCCTCTCGGTAGGGAAGATGCTGACCGTCGAGCCGCACGAAGGGCTCGTCAAGGACATAGAGAAGATATTCGGGCGGGATGTCGTGAGCTTCAGGACGTAG
- a CDS encoding GuaB3 family IMP dehydrogenase-related protein, which produces MAQFYIGVDRKVRRCYGFDEIALVPGEVTINPEEVDTSWEVDGKKYKVPILAAAMDGVVDVKFAIAMGKLGGLAVLNLEGIQTRYENAGEVLDRIASATPDEATKLVQDIYKEPIKEYLISKRIEEIKKAKVPAIVSAIPQRAERFGEIAEEAGVDIFIVQSTVTTVKHLSKAYRALDFYKFCKKMKVPVIIGNCVTYEVALALMDTGASGLLVGIGPGAACTTRGVLGIGVPQVTATVDCAAARNTYYKKTKRYVPIITDGGMSIGGEICKAFACGADAVMVGSAFARSKEAPGRGFHWGMATPHANLPRGTRIRVGVTGSLEEILYGPAKVDDGSQNLMGALQTSMGNLGARNMKEMHRTEIIIAPSIQTEGKVFQVAQRVGMGK; this is translated from the coding sequence ATGGCTCAATTTTATATCGGCGTAGACCGCAAGGTCAGGAGATGCTACGGGTTTGACGAGATCGCGCTCGTCCCGGGAGAGGTGACCATAAATCCGGAAGAGGTCGATACCTCGTGGGAGGTGGACGGTAAGAAGTATAAAGTGCCTATACTGGCCGCCGCCATGGACGGGGTAGTAGACGTCAAATTCGCCATCGCCATGGGAAAGCTCGGCGGGCTGGCGGTGCTCAACCTGGAGGGCATACAGACACGTTACGAAAATGCGGGTGAAGTCCTTGACAGGATAGCGAGCGCGACGCCGGATGAGGCGACGAAGCTGGTGCAGGATATATACAAGGAGCCGATAAAAGAGTATCTCATCTCAAAGCGGATAGAAGAGATAAAGAAGGCAAAGGTCCCGGCGATAGTGAGCGCCATACCGCAGCGCGCGGAGAGGTTCGGCGAGATAGCGGAGGAGGCAGGCGTAGATATATTCATAGTGCAATCTACGGTCACGACCGTGAAACACCTGTCGAAGGCGTACAGGGCTCTCGATTTCTACAAGTTCTGTAAAAAGATGAAAGTGCCGGTCATTATAGGTAACTGCGTAACGTATGAAGTTGCCCTTGCCCTTATGGATACCGGCGCGAGCGGCCTCCTGGTCGGCATAGGTCCGGGGGCGGCATGCACCACGCGGGGTGTCCTCGGTATAGGGGTCCCGCAGGTCACGGCAACGGTAGATTGCGCGGCGGCGAGGAATACTTATTATAAGAAGACAAAACGGTATGTCCCTATCATCACCGACGGCGGGATGTCGATAGGCGGCGAGATATGCAAGGCGTTCGCCTGCGGCGCCGACGCCGTTATGGTAGGTTCGGCGTTCGCCAGGTCCAAAGAGGCCCCGGGAAGGGGATTCCACTGGGGGATGGCCACTCCGCATGCGAACCTTCCGAGAGGGACGCGCATAAGGGTAGGCGTCACCGGGAGCCTGGAGGAGATCCTGTACGGCCCGGCAAAGGTCGACGACGGTTCACAGAACCTTATGGGCGCGCTCCAGACATCTATGGGAAATCTCGGCGCACGCAACATGAAAGAGATGCACAGGACTGAGATAATAATAGCGCCGTCGATCCAGACCGAGGGCAAGGTCTTCCAGGTCGCCCAGCGGGTAGGGATGGGAAAATAA
- the groL gene encoding chaperonin GroEL (60 kDa chaperone family; promotes refolding of misfolded polypeptides especially under stressful conditions; forms two stacked rings of heptamers to form a barrel-shaped 14mer; ends can be capped by GroES; misfolded proteins enter the barrel where they are refolded when GroES binds) yields the protein MAKQLLYSEEARRAILKGVEQLAAAVKVTLGPKGRNVVLDKKFGAPTITKDGVTVAKEIELKDPYENMGAELVKEVASKTSDNAGDGTTTATILAEAIFKEGMKNVTAGANPMALKRGIEKAVERVIEELKKLSKPINSKDKKEVSQVASIAANNDHEIGDLIADAMTKVGKDGVITVEEGKASKTELELVEGMEFDQGYLSPYFVTDAEKMECSLEDPFILIHEKKISSMKDILPLLEKVARAGKPLMIISEETEGEVLATLVVNKIRGTLSCAAVKAPGYGDRRKAMLEDIAILTGGKAITEDLGIKLENVKVEDLGRAKRVRIDKDNTTIVEGAGKTSDIQARIGQIKKQIEGTDSDYDKEKLQERLAKLAGGVAVINVGAATETEMKEKKARVEDALHATRAAVEEGIVPGGGVALLRCVDSLDKLKLSGDEQIGIEIVKRALEAPIRTIANNAGLEGSVVVQKVKDMKTNEGYDADNDKYGDMIQAGVIDPKKVTRTALQNAASIAALMITTETIVTDIPEEEKAPAMPGGMPPGGGMY from the coding sequence ATGGCAAAGCAACTATTGTACAGCGAGGAGGCGAGAAGGGCCATCCTCAAGGGCGTTGAGCAGCTCGCCGCCGCAGTAAAGGTGACGCTGGGCCCTAAGGGAAGGAACGTCGTCCTCGACAAGAAGTTCGGCGCGCCGACCATCACCAAAGACGGTGTGACGGTGGCAAAGGAGATAGAGTTGAAAGACCCGTATGAGAATATGGGCGCGGAGCTCGTTAAGGAAGTGGCATCAAAGACGTCCGATAACGCCGGCGACGGCACCACAACCGCTACGATCCTCGCGGAGGCGATCTTCAAAGAGGGTATGAAGAACGTGACCGCCGGGGCCAACCCGATGGCCCTGAAGCGCGGTATAGAGAAGGCTGTGGAGAGGGTCATCGAAGAGCTGAAGAAGCTTTCGAAGCCGATCAACTCCAAGGACAAGAAAGAGGTCTCCCAGGTCGCGTCGATCGCGGCGAATAATGACCACGAGATAGGCGACCTTATCGCGGACGCGATGACGAAAGTCGGAAAAGACGGCGTCATCACGGTGGAAGAGGGCAAGGCCTCCAAGACGGAGCTTGAGCTGGTGGAGGGCATGGAATTCGACCAGGGATATCTCTCGCCGTATTTCGTGACCGATGCCGAGAAGATGGAATGCTCGCTCGAAGACCCGTTCATACTCATACACGAAAAGAAGATATCGAGCATGAAGGATATACTGCCGCTTCTTGAGAAGGTGGCAAGGGCAGGGAAGCCGCTCATGATCATATCGGAAGAGACCGAAGGCGAGGTCCTGGCGACCCTGGTCGTAAACAAGATCAGGGGCACCCTCTCATGCGCCGCGGTAAAAGCGCCGGGATACGGCGACAGGCGCAAGGCGATGCTCGAAGATATAGCCATCCTTACGGGCGGCAAGGCGATCACGGAAGACCTGGGTATAAAGCTTGAGAACGTGAAGGTGGAAGACCTGGGGCGCGCAAAGAGGGTAAGGATAGACAAGGACAATACCACTATAGTGGAAGGCGCCGGCAAGACCTCGGATATACAGGCGAGGATAGGCCAGATAAAGAAGCAGATCGAAGGCACCGATTCCGACTACGACAAAGAGAAACTGCAGGAAAGGCTGGCGAAGCTCGCCGGCGGCGTGGCGGTGATCAACGTAGGCGCGGCGACCGAGACCGAGATGAAAGAGAAGAAGGCACGCGTCGAGGACGCCCTGCACGCCACGAGAGCGGCGGTAGAGGAAGGGATAGTACCCGGCGGCGGTGTGGCGCTGCTGCGCTGCGTAGATTCGCTCGATAAACTGAAACTCTCGGGTGACGAGCAGATAGGGATAGAGATAGTGAAGAGGGCGCTCGAGGCGCCGATCAGGACCATAGCGAATAACGCGGGTCTTGAAGGTTCCGTAGTCGTCCAGAAGGTCAAAGATATGAAGACGAACGAAGGGTATGACGCCGACAACGATAAATACGGCGACATGATCCAGGCCGGCGTGATAGATCCTAAGAAAGTCACGCGGACCGCGCTTCAGAACGCGGCCAGCATAGCGGCCCTGATGATCACCACCGAGACGATAGTTACGGACATACCCGAAGAGGAGAAGGCCCCCGCGATGCCGGGCGGCATGCCTCCCGGGGGCGGGATGTATTAA
- the groES gene encoding co-chaperone GroES — MKIQPLADRIIVEVLEAKEVTKGGIVLPDTAKEKPQEAKVVAVGKGKVSDEGKTIPPEVKVGDKILFGKYSGAEITVDGTEYLILKEEDILGIVK, encoded by the coding sequence ATGAAGATCCAGCCATTGGCGGACAGGATCATAGTAGAGGTCCTGGAAGCTAAAGAGGTGACGAAGGGGGGCATAGTGCTTCCCGACACGGCGAAAGAGAAGCCGCAGGAAGCGAAGGTGGTAGCGGTGGGCAAAGGCAAGGTCTCCGATGAAGGAAAGACGATCCCGCCGGAAGTCAAGGTCGGTGACAAGATATTATTCGGAAAATACAGCGGGGCCGAGATCACGGTAGACGGTACCGAGTATCTCATTTTGAAGGAAGAGGATATCCTGGGGATAGTGAAGTAA